Proteins from one Fragaria vesca subsp. vesca linkage group LG6, FraVesHawaii_1.0, whole genome shotgun sequence genomic window:
- the LOC101309853 gene encoding transmembrane emp24 domain-containing protein p24delta9-like — MSQILICTILTLGLMSTMAVSMRFELQSGQTKCISDEIKSNSMTVGKYSIVNPNEGFPLPDSHKLTVRVTSPYGNNYHHGDLVASGNFAFTAAETGDYSACFWVIDHKPKATVIIDFDWKTGVAAKDWSKVAKKGQIELMELELKKLFDTVMAIHDEMFYLREREEEMQQLNRSTNSKMATLSFLSLVVCLSVAGLQLWHLKMFFERKKLL; from the exons ATGTCGCAAATATTGATCTGTACAATCTTGACATTGGGGTTAATGTCAACAATGGCGGTTTCTATGCGGTTCGAGCTTCAATCTGGCCAAACGAAATGCATCTCAGACGAAATAAAAAGCAATTCAATGACTGTGGGCAAGTACTCTATTGTTAATCCCAATGAGGGCTTTCCTCTTCCTGATTCGCACAAGCTTACTGTCAGG GTGACCTCACCTTATGGGAATAATTATCACCATGGGGATCTTGTGGCTTCGGGTAATTTTGCCTTCACTGCGGCGGAGACTGGTGATTATTCGGCTTGCTTTTGGGTAATTGATCACAAGCCAAAGGCCACGGTGATTATTGATTTTGACTGGAAAACTGGTGTTGCTGCCAAGGACTGGTCCAAGGTTGCCAAGAAAGGGCAGATTGAA CTGATGGAACTTGAGCTTAAAAAACTGTTTGATACTGTGATGGCCATTCATGATGAGATGTTTTATCTTCGTGAAAG GGAGGAAGAAATGCAACAACTTAATCGATCAACTAACTCCAAGATGGCGACGCTTAGCTTCCTTTCCCTTGTAGTTTGCTTGTCTGTTGCTGGTTTGCAATTATGGCATCTCAAGATGTTCTTTGAGAGGAAGAAGCTCCTCTAG
- the LOC101310141 gene encoding phosphate transporter PHO1 homolog 9-like, with translation MKFGKEFVSQMVPEWQEAYLDYNSLKALLKDLLRFVQTRTPTSMASTPNGSALNRRVSLYRAFSGLTSRHRESPRAKEDEEILVSEDGEDGRYHTFVTVSDEERGYEVKFFNRLDDEFNKVVRFYKMKVKEVVEEADELSRQMDTLIALRLKVDNPMVDFGDGPNCAVHPINGRRAGGQHMDVIEEVETLENLERGENEPKTRKQEANGGIKGFKPPQLEILEHVKINVTPKTPRSTLKGCLNSDKQDLFSKKELRKAEEQMKQAFSEFYQKLRLLKSYCFLNQLAFSKIMKKHDKITSRNASKVHLHMMETSYLGTCDDVTRLMERVETTFIKHFANGNHRKGMKTLRPTARREKHRSTFFLGLFSGCSVALVVAIIVLIHARGLLESEGRDLYMENIFPLYSLFGFIVLHIVVFSANIYYWRRYRVNYSFIFGFKKGTELGYRQSFLMSSGLAVLALAGVLSNLDMEMDPRTKTFEAWTELVPLGLVIVVIGIILCPFNIMYRSSRFFLIQAVVHCVCAPLYKVTLPDFFLADQLTSQVQAFRSLEFYVCYYGWGDFLKRSHNCLDSNVYKTFYFIVAIIPYWIRSLQCLRRLVEEKDGMQGLNGLKYFSTIVAVAMRTSFDMKKGMTWKILAMTSSIVATLVSTYWDIVIDWGLLQRNSENRWLRDKLLIPNKSVYFVAMVLNVLLRLAWMQSVLGFREAPYIHRTALVAIVACLEIIRRGIWNFFRLENEHLNNVGKYRAFKSVPLPFNYYHDEGKSR, from the exons ATGAAGTTTGGGAAGGAGTTTGTGTCTCAAATGGTGCCGGAATGGCAAGAAGCCTACTTGGACTACAACTCACTCAAGGCTCTCTTGAAAGACCTCTTGCGTTTTGTACAGACCAGAACACCAACATCAATGGCTTCAACTCCAAATGGTTCAGCTTTGAATAGAAGGGTTTCTCTTTACAGGGCCTTTAGTGGGCTGACAAGTCGGCATAGGGAGTCTCCGAGGGCAAAAGAGGATGAGGAGATTCTTGTTAGTGAAGACGGGGAGGATGGGAGGTACCATACATTTGTGACGGTCTCGGATGAGGAAAGAGGGTATGAGGTTAAGTTTTTCAATAGGCTTGATGATGAGTTCAACAAAGTGGTGAGGTTTTACAAGATGAAGGTGAAAGAAGTGGTGGAGGAGGCTGATGAGTTGAGTAGGCAGATGGATACTTTGATTGCTCTGAGGCTCAAGGTTGATAATCCAATGGTGGATTTTGGGGATGGTCCAAATTGTGCTGTTCATCCCATCAATGGTAGAAGAGCAG GAGGGCAGCATATGGATGTGATTGAGGAAGTAGAGACGTTGGAAAATTTGGAGAGAGGAGAGAATGAACCAAAAACTAGAAAGCAGGAAGCCAATGGAGGTATTAAGGGATTTAAACCTCCTCAACTGGAGATTCTTGAACATGTAAAGATCAATGTCACGCCCAAAACTCCGAGGTCAACTCTGAAAGGCTGCCTCAACAGTGACAAACAAGACTTGTTCAGCAAGAAGGAACTGAGGAAAGCAGAAGAGCAAATGAAACAGGCTTTCAGTGAGTTCTACCAAAAGCTTCGGCTTTTGAAAAGTTACTG TTTCTTGAACCAATTGGCTTTCTCAAAGATCATGAAGAAGCATGACAAG ATCACTTCGAGGAATGCATCAAAGGTTCACTTGCACATGATGGAAACCTCTTATCTTGGGACGTGTGATGAT GTTACTAGGCTTATGGAAAGGGTGGAGACTACCTTCATAAAGCACTTCGCAAACGGAAACCACAGAAAAGGAATGAAGACATTAAGACCAACAGCCCGAAGGGAGAAGCATAGAAGTACATTTTTCTTGG GACTGTTCTCTGGGTGTTCAGTTGCTCTTGTAGTAGCCATTATAGTGCTTATACATGCAAGAGGTCTCCTTGAAAGTGAAGGGCGTGACCTGTACATGGAAAACATATTCCCTCTTTACAG CTTGTTTGGATTCATAGTCCTTCATATAGTCGTCTTCTCAGCAAACATATATTACTGGAGGCGATACCGAGTAAATTATTCATTCATCTTCGGCTTCAAAAAAGGCACAGAATTGGGGTACAGACAGTCTTTCCTCATGAGCTCCGGCCTTGCAGTTCTTGCATTGGCTGGTGTTCTCTCGAATTTGGATATGGAGATGGACCCAAGAACAAAAACCTTCGAAGCCTGGACAGAATTAGTCCCTTTGGGCCTAGTCATC GTTGTGATTGGTATAATTTTATGTCCTTTCAACATAATGTATCGTTCCAGCCGCTTTTTCCTCATCCAAGCTGTAGTACATTGTGTTTGTGCTCCTCTGTACAAG GTTACCCTCCCTGATTTTTTCTTGGCAGATCAGCTTACTAGCCAG GTTCAGGCCTTCAGGAGTCTGGAATTCTATGTTTGCTATTATGGTTGGGGGGACTTTTTAAAAAGATCACACAACTGCCTAGACAGCAATGTATACAAAACTTTCTACTTCATTGTAGCAATTATCCCATATTGGATTCGTTCCCTTCAG TGTCTGAGACGCTTGGTGGAGGAGAAAGATGGAATGCAAGGGTTAAATGGGCTGAAATACTTCTCAACAATTGTCGCAGTTGCCATGAGAACAAGTTTTGATATGAAAAAAGGGATGACATGGAAGATCCTAGCTATGACTAGCTCAATTGTTGCAACGCTTGTCAGTACTTACTGGGATATTGTGATAGATTGGGGTCTCCTGCAACGGAATTCTGAAAACCGTTGGCTCAGAGATAAACTCCTTATACCAAACAAAAGTGTTTACTTTGTAGCCATG GTGTTAAATGTTCTACTCAGACTTGCTTGGATGCAATCAGTACTAGGATTTCGGGAAGCACCATACATCCATAGAACAGCCTTGGTTGCAATAGTTGCCTGTTTAGAAATAATTCGCCGTGGCATTTGGAATTTCTTCCG GCTGGAGAATGAGCACTTGAATAATGTTGGGAAGTATCGAGCATTCAAGTCTGTACCCCTACCTTTCAACTATTATCATGATGAAGGCAAGAGCAGATAA
- the LOC101293223 gene encoding putative F-box/LRR-repeat protein 23-like, translating to MVASKLPLLEELELSCSAYTTEALESIGRHCPLLKSLKLNKRHDIPYVRDGCKLAQRHHHYQVFGSKKSSKGLHDDGDALAIAGTMHCLQKLQIFGNEVTNMGLQAILDGCPRLESLDLRRCYNLKVEGYLELRCLQRIKELRLPDDSTDDYELVSTDEIVYELYRTSYRNRTSI from the coding sequence ATGGTGGCTTCCAAACTTCCTTTGTTAGAGGAACTTGAACTTTCTTGCAGTGCATACACAACTGAAGCTCTTGAATCCATCGGCAGGCACTGCCCTCTTTTGAAGTCACTGAAACTGAACAAGCGACATGATATTCCATATGTCCGGGACGGGTGTAAACTTGCCCAACGACACCACCATTATCAGGTTTTTGGAAGTAAGAAGAGTAGCAAGGGATTACATGATGATGGTGATGCACTTGCTATAGCAGGAACAATGCATTGTTTACAAAAGCTCCAGATATTTGGAAATGAGGTGACTAACATGGGATTACAAGCCATACTTGATGGTTGTCCACGTCTTGAGTCACTTGATCTGCGTCGTTGTTACAATCTTAAGGTGGAAGGATATTTAGAGTTGAGATGCCTTCAACGAATTAAAGAGTTGCGGCTTCCTGATGATTCTACAGATGACTATGAACTTGTTTCCACAGATGAAATTGTTTACGAACTATACCGGACTTCTTATAGAAATAGAACGTCTATATGA